The following proteins come from a genomic window of Macrobrachium rosenbergii isolate ZJJX-2024 chromosome 39, ASM4041242v1, whole genome shotgun sequence:
- the tst gene encoding superkiller complex protein 2 yields MGSQGGVVGLPPVLPTLKEKLEEYLSPEDLPIHDPIYSYKWFPRIPDPTRLFSVTVNPPSTAVCVERDPATGEITGLREIWNKDAGATSKNSFSMGRAPGPPEEVVRGSSTNYPFWPGGFPEPDLGKSKSVQEEFSIDFSNLLTKHPKLSRGMIFEKESEPEEVKPVEESNKELVVNITDILKLDDNDLEIFSEKEEKLSGKTLTLTLEDLNEEDESMVTSFTIESAPPKKDEFVLNITDTPRTSHFERKEKSTEWAEHINVNEPVDDFSSQIPNPACTYPFELDTFQKQAILHLEKRNCVFVAAHTSAGKTVVAEYAVALTLRNMTRAVYTSPIKALSNQKYKDFKVKYDDVGLLTGDIQINPKASCLIMTTEILQSMLYNGSDLIRDLEWVIFDEVHYINNAERGHVWEEVLIMLPATVNIVLLSATVPNTIEFADWIGRIKKRKIYVISTTKRPVPLEHFLYTGTGGKTKDDRFLLVDANGNFITKGYNDAVASKKEREKKGQQPQGPKQGRQFMGDKQEKNMWIGLIDHLSKRELLPVVAFTLSKKRCDGNASQLLSQDLTTQREKGEIYTFIKKCTDKLPKSDRELPQVIYMKELLSKGIGVHHSGILPILKEVVEMLFAKGLVKLLFATETFAMGVNMPARCVVFDSIRKHDGMAFRDLLPSEYIQMAGRAGRRGLDTTGTVVILCKVEVPEMSDLHRMMLGRPTKLESQFKLTYSMILNILRVESLSVQDMLKRSFSEATMMRNQSKYESELKDFEEKLAKEPDFECMMCQDIEKYYIASKDFTEQRKIVYKLIMGFPGAIKVLSSGRIIIISHDQYQFYLACLLKVDPKDKTKLTVFILKDSKPSEKLSPDEIKMNECLIASQEGIEVLDETSEHDFLEISSQDIVAVTNKHIKIDGDKVIDNIKKRQIPRFKSDPPSQSVMEVIKEMQRLNESGGENLIYLNLISDLGIREIGAVAAIHRMEIFRSRVVELTCLECTQFREHFGMTYTKLHLREEIGRLKFLMSEEALQLHPEYQMKIEVLKSLGYIQDNLALTLKGRVACEMGNHELTITELVVDNLVTDKPCDLIAALLSCMVFQQKNCSDPTLTPELKKGMQEFKNVAKRIGETQRDCGLKETVGDYIDQYNFGLIEAVYRWAQGVSFKDIMELTDVQEGIVVKCIQRLDEVLKDVRNAGRITGDVRLQEKMMEASTAIKRDIVFTPSLYTQ; encoded by the coding sequence ATGGGCAGCCAAGGGGGTGTGGTTGGCCTGCCTCCTGTTTTGCCAACCCTGAAGGAGAAACTGGAGGAGTACCTATCCCCTGAAGATCTGCCGATACACGACccaatatattcttataaatggTTCCCCAGAATTCCAGACCCAACACGCCTCTTCAGTGTTACAGTAAACCCTCCAAGCACTGcagtgtgtgtagagagagatcCAGCGACTGGAGAAATTACCGGACTTCGAGAAATTTGGAACAAAGATGCAGGAGCCACATCTAAAAACTCATTTTCCATGGGCAGAGCTCCTGGTCCTCCAGAAGAAGTGGTCAGAGGTTCTTCTACAAACTATCCCTTCTGGCCTGGAGGGTTTCCTGAACCAGATCTTGGGAAAAGTAAGTCTGTCCAAGAAGAATTCAGTATAGATTTTAGTAACCTATTAACGAAACACCCTAAGTTGTCTCGTGGGATGATTTTTGAGAAGGAGAGTGAACCTGAAGAAGTAAAACCGGTTGAAGAAAGTAATAAAGAGTTAGTAGTCAATATAACAGACATTCTGAAGTTGGATGACAATGATCttgaaattttcagtgaaaaagaagaaaaactgtcaGGTAAAACACTTACTCTCACTTTGGAAGACTTAAATGAAGAAGATGAATCTATGGTGACATCTTTCACGATAGAATCGGCACCCCCAAAGAAGGACGAATTTGTGTTGAATATTACTGATACTCCCAGAACCTCTCATtttgagaggaaagagaagagcaCAGAGTGGGCAGAACATATTAATGTCAATGAACCAGTAGATGACTTTAGCTCACAGATTCCAAATCCAGCTTGTACATACCCCTTTGAACTGGATACTTTCCAGAAACAAGCGATTTTACACTTAGAGAAACGGAATTGTGTTTTTGTAGCCGCTCACACATCAGCTGGTAAAACTGTTGTCGCTGAATATGCTGTTGCGTTAACGTTGAGGAATATGACACGAGCTGTTTATACGTCTCCCATTAAGGCCCTTTCAAATCAGaaatacaaagactttaaggtcaAATATGATGATGTTGGTTTGTTGACAGGAGACATTCAGATTAACCCAAAGGCTTCGTGTCTTATTATGACGACTGAAATTTTGCAGTCAATGCTGTACAATGGCAGCGATCTGATCAGAGATTTAGAATGGGTCATTTTTGATGAagttcattatataaataatgccGAGAGAGGTCATGTGTGGGAAGAGGTGCTTATTATGCTCCCAGCTACTGTTAATATTGTTCTCCTTTCTGCCACAGTGCCAAATACAATAGAATTTGCAGACTGGATTGgaagaattaagaaaaggaaGATTTATGTAATCAGCACTACTAAGCGCCCTGTGCCCCTGGAACACTTTTTGTACACTGGTACTGGAGGGAAAACTAAGGACGATCGGTTCCTTCTGGTAGATGCCAATggaaatttcataacaaaaggtTACAATGATGCCGTAGCttctaaaaaagagagagagaagaaaggacagcAACCCCAGGGACCAAAGCAAGGACGGCAGTTCATGGgcgataagcaagagaagaacaTGTGGATCGGCCTGATTGATCATTTGAGCAAGAGAGAGTTACTTCCTGTTGTTGCTTTCACCTTGTCCAAGAAGAGGTGTGATGGCAATGCAAGTCAGCTGTTGAGTCAAGATCTCACCACCCAAcgagaaaagggagaaatttataCTTTCATCAAAAAATGCACTGATAAGCTTCCAAAGTCTGACAGAGAATTGCCTCAGGTGATTTACATGAAAGAACTTCTTTCCAAAGGAATTGGGGTCCATCACAGTGGCATATTACCAATATTAAAGGAAGTTGTCGAAATGTTGTTTGCGAAGGGATTGGTCAAGCTCCTTTTTGCCACAGAAACATTTGCTATGGGGGTGAACATGCCGGCAAGGTGTGTTGTTTTTGACTCCATTAGAAAGCATGATGGGATGGCCTTTAGAGATCTTCTGCCAAGTGAATACATTCAAATGGCTGGGCGCGCTGGAAGGAGAGGTCTGGACACCACGGGCACCGTTGTAATACTTTGTAAAGTCGAAGTCCCAGAAATGTCGGATCTGCATCGTATGATGCTTGGTAGGCCTACAAAACTGGAATCTCAGTTTAAACTTACTTATTCTATGATTCTAAACATTCTGCGTGTGGAAAGTTTAAGTGTTCAAGACATGCTAAAGAGGTCATTCTCAGAAGCCACCATGATGAGGAACCAGAGTAAATATGAGAGTGAGCTCAAAGATTTTGAAGAAAAGTTGGCCAAAGAACCAGATTTTGAATGCATGATGTGTCAAGATATAGAGAAATACTATATTGCATCTAAAGATTTTACTGAACAGCGTAAAATTGTTTATAAGCTTATCATGGGCTTCCCTGGAGCTATTAAAGTGCTTTCCTCTGGCAGAATTATCATCATTTCACATGatcagtatcagttttatttagcTTGTTTATTAAAGGTAGACCCAAAGGACAAAACTAAATTGACTGTGTTTATTCTCAAAGATTCCAAACCTAGTGAAAAGTTGTCACCTGATGAGATCAAAATGAATGAGTGCCTTATAGCAAGTCAGGAGGGGATTGAGGTTTTGGATGAAACTTCTGAACATGACTTTTTGGAGATAAGTTCACAGGATATTGTTGCCGTTACAAACAAGCATATTAAGATAGACGGTGACAAGGTAATTGATAACATAAAGAAGCGCCAGATTCCTCGCTTTAAATCTGACCCGCCATCTCAGTCTGTCATGGAGGTCATTAAGGAGATGCAACGACTGAATGAGTCTGGTGGTGAGAACCTGATTTACCTCAACTTGATAAGTGATCTTGGTATTAGGGAGATAGGTGCTGTTGCAGCAATTCATCGCATGGAAATTTTCAGGTCTAGAGTTGTTGAGTTGACTTGCCTCGAATGTACTCAGTTTAGGGAACATTTTGGCATGACGTACACAAAGTTACACCTTAGGGAGGAGATAGGTCGCCTGAAGTTCCTTATGTCTGAAGAAGCATTGCAGTTACATCCTGAATATCAGATGAAGATTGAAGTGCTCAAGTCACTTGGTTACATCCAAGATAATCTTGCTCTTACCCTCAAGGGTCGTGTCGCATGCGAAATGGGCAACCATGAATTGACCATCACTGAACTGGTAGTGGATAATCTCGTGACTGACAAGCCCTGTGATCTGATAGCTGCGTTGCTTTCTTGTATGGTCTTCCAGCAAAAGAACTGCAGTGACCCTACCCTAACACCTGAACTGAAAAAGGGAATGCAGGAGTTTAAGAATGTTGCAAAGCGTATTGGAGAAACCCAGAGAGATTGTGGCCTGAAAGAAACTGTTGGAGACTATATAGATCAATATAATTTTGGATTAATTGAAGCTGTGTATAGATGGGCACAGGGGGTATCTTTTAAGGACATAATGGAGTTGACAGATGTCCAAGAAGGAATTGTGGTGAAATGTATCCAGCGATTAGATGAAGTATTGAAGGATGTCAGGAATGCTGGCAGAATAACTGGAGATGTCCGACTGCAGGAAAAGATGATGGAAGCCTCTACTGCTATAAAAAGGGATATTGTTTTCACTCCTAgtttatatacacagtaa
- the Orc5 gene encoding origin recognition complex subunit 5 yields METIISDLQAQIPCRRDQIQFLVNILGEDECLLPCSLFLYGHRGTGKTLVTKTVLEKLNVVTSHVNCIEFYTTKVIYETILNNLSGTIPSSGNGYTSYASCDNFGDFIHFLRAINNNIGNPRMAIVIENCERLRDCDANILPAFCRLQELAGDVNITVIFCSTLAIDKFRSSTGMMEPIVYHFPQYTKDELVEILLKGQPPTCSSHFYKTYVNIVLSVFYLASKSLTELKHQVLLHFKTYCEPIQKGEASEDDIRKLWRNIEPHLKKALDSVYLREVSSAQFERMQQLTESGVTHDLPHIKSSGTKVELPFYSKFLLIAAYLASYNPARTDRRFFVKHHGKQRKTQAMIKAKEKSSSQLVGPKPFPLDRLMAIFYSIVEDKVTPTANIFSQISTLVTLKLLTQVGGDDQLDAPKYKCVVSLSFIRGIARTVGFDIVKYLYDFA; encoded by the exons ATGGAGACTATAATATCTGATCTACAAGCTCAAATACCTTGCAGGCGTGACCAGATTCAAttcttggtgaatatcctgggagAG gatGAGTGTCTGCTGCCCtgcagtttatttttgtatggacACCGGGGAACTGGGAAGACCTTAGTAACAAAGACAGTCCTAGAAAAACTGAATGTCGTCACTAGCCATGTTAATTGCATAGAGTTTTATACAACAAAGGTTATATATGAAACCATACTAAACAATCTTAGTG gaacaATTCCATCCAGTGGTAATGGATATACTTCATATGCATCTTGTGATAATTTTGGTGATTTTATTCACTTCCTTAgagcaattaataataatattgggaaCCCACGAATGGCAATA GTGATAGAAAATTGTGAAAGATTGAGAGACTGTGATGCCAACATTCTCCCTGCATTCTGCCGACTCCAAGAATTGGCAGGAGACGTTAATATCACCGTTATATTTTGTTCGACTTTGGCCATTGACAAATTTCGCTCATCTACAGGGATGATGGAGCCAATTGTTTATCATTTCCCTCAGTACACCAAAG ATGAATTGGTTGAAATTCTTTTGAAAGGACAGCCACCAACATGCTCTAGTCATTTTTACAAAACTTACGTCAACATTGTTTTAAGTGTGTTCTACCTGGCCTCAAAGAGTTTAACAGAACTCAAACATCAG GTCCTGTTGCACTTCAAAACCTACTGTGAGCCCATTCAGAAAGGTGAAGCTTCTGAAGATGACATTCGAAAATTATGGAGGAACATTGAACCACACCTAAAAAAGGCTCTAGATTCAGTGTATCTTCGAGAAGTATCTAG TGCTCAGTTTGAAAGGATGCAGCAGCTTACAGAGAGTGGGGTGACTCACGACCTTCCGCATATAAAATCAAGTGGGACAAAG GTGGAATTAccattttattcaaagtttttgCTGATTGCGGCTTACTTGGCATCTTACAATCCCGCAAGAACTGATCGCAGATTTTTTGTCAAGCACCATGGAAAGCAAAGAAAGACTCAGGCCATGATTAAG gCCAAAGAGAAGTCTAGCAGTCAGTTGGTGGGACCCAAACCATTCCCTCTTGATCGATTAATGGCAATTTTCTATTCTATTGTTGAGGACAAAGTGACCCCTACAGCAAACATATTTTCTCAG ATCTCTACTTTGGTAACATTGAAACTATTAACACAAGTTGGAGGAGATGATCAGCTGGATGCTCCCAAATACAAGTGTGTTGTTTCCTTAAGTTTCATACGTGGGATTGCAAG aacaGTTGGTTTTGACATTGTAAAGTACCTGTATGATTTTGCTTGA